The proteins below are encoded in one region of Sulfitobacter sp. SK012:
- a CDS encoding VPLPA-CTERM sorting domain-containing protein, protein MFFKAILASTTLAIGIFAGAAQSATLSGTFTVDIANYNAGGSRSAAGATLHHLLDNIDATVTYTGALDFGLSSGNSSTTTIANFFASGSGAVTGLTDAIGGLILSTPTFQNTTLFNFAAMGLGAFAGNIRHDDGIRLYDNRVLEVNHPSPTVAVNHAFDFSGGRFNLIYAAANGNPSVLHVTGDPSVLNVPVDPSPVPLPAALPLLLAGLGSLAVARRKRRAA, encoded by the coding sequence ATGTTTTTTAAAGCAATTCTCGCTTCCACCACATTGGCCATCGGTATTTTCGCCGGAGCAGCGCAATCTGCGACACTCAGCGGCACGTTCACCGTTGATATCGCAAATTATAACGCTGGCGGCAGTCGCAGCGCAGCAGGTGCAACGCTCCATCACTTGCTAGATAATATAGATGCCACAGTAACCTATACAGGCGCACTAGATTTTGGCCTTAGCAGCGGCAACAGCAGCACCACGACGATCGCAAATTTTTTCGCGTCAGGCAGTGGAGCCGTAACCGGCCTTACCGATGCAATCGGCGGTTTGATCCTCAGCACGCCGACGTTCCAAAATACTACGCTCTTTAATTTTGCAGCAATGGGTCTTGGCGCTTTTGCCGGCAACATTCGTCATGATGATGGCATTCGCCTCTATGATAATCGCGTGCTTGAGGTCAATCACCCGTCGCCGACGGTTGCTGTCAACCATGCATTTGACTTTTCCGGTGGCCGTTTCAACCTGATCTACGCCGCGGCCAACGGCAATCCATCGGTCTTGCATGTAACGGGCGACCCTTCTGTATTGAACGTACCTGTTGACCCCTCACCCGTGCCATTGCCTGCTGCACTTCCGCTGCTGTTGGCCGGCCTGGGCAGCCTCGCTGTAGCCCGCCGCAAACGACGCGCAGCCTGA
- a CDS encoding heme-dependent oxidative N-demethylase family protein has protein sequence MDAIFQNALPAEMDGTPGLPGVAPCGPEDWLRLDDAYAGQMAYRAALLSQDRSSVLWLDPDALAAAVEVLEEALTLLPALGFVCDAQGVTCPDGRRVMIDMTDPLGTLGLLVQEDICLMQKRGDEHVLTGAVLCFPASWLLSEKVGRPLTGIHDTVDEYGRDLARRVQRLFDGVRVGKPMWRFNYLTYADADLHQPLSVLAHREIEDDHPFIRAERQCILRLPRTQAVIFSIHTYVVPR, from the coding sequence ATGGATGCAATTTTTCAAAATGCGCTGCCGGCCGAAATGGATGGCACCCCCGGATTGCCCGGTGTTGCCCCTTGCGGTCCAGAGGACTGGCTGCGCTTAGATGACGCCTATGCCGGGCAGATGGCTTACCGTGCTGCGTTGTTGTCTCAAGATAGGTCTTCAGTGCTGTGGTTGGATCCAGACGCTCTAGCGGCCGCTGTTGAGGTTCTCGAAGAGGCGTTAACCCTGCTGCCCGCGCTTGGGTTTGTCTGCGATGCTCAGGGGGTGACCTGTCCTGATGGACGCCGAGTGATGATCGACATGACCGATCCGTTGGGCACTCTGGGCTTGCTGGTCCAAGAAGACATCTGCCTGATGCAAAAACGCGGCGATGAACACGTGCTGACAGGGGCGGTGCTGTGCTTTCCGGCAAGTTGGCTCTTGTCGGAAAAAGTGGGCCGGCCGCTCACGGGGATCCACGATACTGTCGATGAATACGGACGCGACCTTGCCCGCCGTGTGCAGCGATTGTTTGATGGCGTACGGGTTGGCAAGCCAATGTGGCGCTTCAACTACTTGACCTATGCGGACGCAGATTTGCACCAGCCGTTATCAGTGCTGGCCCATCGCGAGATTGAGGACGATCACCCGTTCATCCGCGCCGAACGCCAGTGCATCTTGCGTCTGCCACGCACTCAGGCGGTTATTTTCTCAATTCATACCTATGTGGTGCCGCGCTAA
- a CDS encoding HAD-IC family P-type ATPase: MSDGVDHNALLGAVVGVEAQSEHPIARAIVDAAMAEGPPITAPDSFEALAGMGIKAHAAGQDLLIDAARLMTLEGIKTGEFEKRVEALASAGQTAIYVAQNGKIAAIVGVSDPVKPSARQTVDALKSYGLRVVMITGDGQATADAVAHALGIDDVVADVMPDGKRAAIIELQRNGKVGFVGDGTNDAPALAQADVGIAIGTGTDVAIETTDVVLTSGDTTGVVKAFAISRTTMRNIRQNLFWAFAYDVTLYR, translated from the coding sequence GTGAGCGACGGCGTCGACCACAACGCGTTGTTGGGCGCGGTTGTCGGCGTGGAAGCACAATCTGAGCACCCCATCGCCCGAGCAATTGTGGATGCGGCCATGGCGGAAGGCCCTCCGATCACAGCGCCTGACAGCTTTGAGGCGCTTGCTGGCATGGGCATCAAAGCGCACGCCGCAGGTCAGGATTTGCTGATTGATGCCGCGCGTTTGATGACCTTAGAGGGGATAAAGACTGGAGAGTTTGAGAAACGGGTTGAGGCATTGGCATCGGCCGGGCAAACGGCAATTTATGTTGCGCAAAATGGTAAGATCGCTGCCATCGTAGGTGTGTCTGATCCGGTCAAGCCCAGCGCGCGGCAAACTGTTGATGCGTTGAAATCGTATGGCCTGCGGGTCGTTATGATTACGGGGGACGGACAAGCGACGGCAGATGCGGTAGCGCACGCGCTTGGGATCGACGACGTTGTGGCCGACGTCATGCCAGACGGCAAACGCGCGGCGATCATCGAGCTGCAGCGAAACGGCAAGGTTGGCTTTGTTGGTGACGGCACCAACGACGCCCCAGCGTTGGCCCAGGCCGATGTTGGCATTGCGATCGGAACTGGCACTGACGTAGCGATTGAAACTACAGATGTCGTGTTGACGTCGGGCGACACCACCGGTGTTGTCAAGGCCTTTGCAATCAGCAGGACCACCATGCGCAACATCCGCCAGAACCTGTTCTGGGCGTTTGCTTATGATGTCACGCTTTATCGGTAG
- a CDS encoding P-type ATPase gives MERNGEITALPIAEISVDDLIHLRPGDRVAVDGAVTLGTRWVDEAMITGEPLPVEKIIGTEATGGTVNGMDALVFRATRVGRDPALSQALVAGVAVLIIACPCAMGLAVSTSIMVGTGRAAEMGALFRKGGALQGLQDIAVIALDRTGAQTIGHPTLTTR, from the coding sequence GTGGAACGAAACGGCGAGATTACCGCCCTGCCCATCGCAGAGATTTCGGTTGATGATCTTATCCATCTGCGCCCCGGCGACCGCGTTGCGGTGGATGGCGCCGTGACGTTGGGGACACGCTGGGTCGACGAGGCGATGATCACCGGAGAGCCTCTTCCGGTCGAAAAAATAATTGGCACGGAGGCCACAGGCGGTACAGTCAATGGCATGGATGCCCTGGTCTTTCGCGCAACCCGCGTAGGCCGTGACCCTGCCCTGAGCCAAGCGTTGGTTGCCGGTGTTGCAGTGCTGATCATCGCCTGCCCCTGCGCCATGGGATTGGCGGTTTCGACATCGATCATGGTGGGGACTGGGCGCGCGGCTGAGATGGGTGCGCTGTTTCGCAAGGGTGGTGCGCTACAAGGCCTGCAGGACATCGCTGTGATCGCTTTGGATAGGACCGGTGCCCAAACGATCGGTCACCCTACGCTGACAACGAGGTGA
- a CDS encoding trans-sulfuration enzyme family protein has protein sequence MHDKPQPKLRPATLTAQAAGAVDATTDGVVPAVHPATTFIRDEDYETGAQNNTYLRSNAPNGRMVENLLAKLEGAADAMVFPSGMAAVAAVFRTVPSGAAVLVQSQIYWGTTAWIRAFCERRDITLIEVEASDTAAFGAACDAHRPALAWIETPSNPWLRSVDITACAEAAHGVGATLVADMTAATPVLTQALSFGADVVMHSATKGINGHSDVLAGALAVADAESALWQAVRADRDMAGAVLGPFEAWLLLRGMRTLPLRVERMSTNALALAQFLEDHPKVEQVMYPGLPSHEGHVVALRQMTGGFGPLLSFVVRGGATAALGAVGRLQLFHRATSLGGVESLVEHRHTIEPHTGIPEGLLRLSVGIEDVRDLQDDLAQALGQ, from the coding sequence ATGCATGACAAACCCCAACCCAAGCTTAGACCCGCCACTTTGACTGCCCAAGCTGCAGGTGCCGTAGACGCCACAACCGACGGCGTTGTGCCTGCCGTGCATCCCGCGACGACATTTATACGTGATGAAGACTACGAGACGGGCGCGCAAAACAATACGTACCTGCGGTCGAATGCACCTAACGGGCGGATGGTGGAAAACCTGCTGGCCAAATTGGAAGGTGCCGCAGATGCGATGGTTTTTCCGTCGGGGATGGCCGCTGTTGCTGCCGTATTTCGGACGGTGCCAAGTGGGGCTGCGGTGTTGGTGCAAAGCCAGATTTACTGGGGCACCACCGCTTGGATTCGCGCCTTTTGTGAACGGCGTGACATTACACTGATTGAGGTCGAAGCCTCTGATACGGCGGCCTTTGGCGCGGCATGTGACGCCCACCGCCCGGCACTGGCGTGGATCGAAACACCGTCAAACCCGTGGCTGCGCAGCGTCGACATCACCGCCTGCGCCGAGGCCGCACATGGGGTAGGGGCCACATTGGTCGCTGACATGACGGCCGCTACCCCGGTGTTGACACAGGCCTTATCTTTTGGGGCCGATGTGGTCATGCATTCAGCGACCAAAGGGATCAACGGGCACTCAGACGTACTGGCCGGCGCATTGGCCGTTGCCGACGCAGAAAGCGCCTTGTGGCAAGCCGTGCGGGCCGATCGTGATATGGCAGGTGCTGTCTTGGGCCCGTTTGAGGCTTGGCTGTTGTTGCGCGGCATGCGCACGCTGCCTTTGCGGGTAGAACGGATGTCGACCAACGCGCTGGCCCTTGCGCAGTTCTTGGAAGATCACCCCAAGGTCGAGCAAGTTATGTACCCCGGATTGCCTAGCCACGAGGGCCACGTGGTTGCCTTGCGGCAGATGACGGGCGGCTTTGGCCCACTCCTGTCCTTTGTGGTGCGGGGCGGGGCAACTGCGGCGCTGGGCGCGGTGGGACGCTTGCAGCTCTTTCACCGGGCGACGTCACTTGGTGGAGTCGAAAGCCTAGTGGAGCACCGCCATACGATCGAGCCGCACACTGGGATCCCCGAAGGATTGCTGCGTCTGTCCGTCGGGATCGAAGATGTACGCGACTTGCAAGATGATTTGGCACAGGCGCTGGGCCAGTAG
- a CDS encoding Hint domain-containing protein has protein sequence MKPKTVGRVGGQNPQAGRYQSYASLDTGLLRGAILLTLDGEIPVEFLSVGDKIITRDSGIAKVEHIQRSTRAVRTISFAAGSLGDTRPEHDALLAGDQMCLIRDWRAQGIFHVDRALVAARTLVDGEFITDLGYIEQTVFQLFCDGPHIIYADGLELGTADAMHARGDVLNAA, from the coding sequence ATGAAACCGAAAACGGTCGGGCGCGTTGGCGGGCAGAATCCGCAGGCGGGCCGATATCAATCTTACGCGTCCCTTGATACGGGGTTGCTGCGCGGCGCTATATTGCTGACCCTCGACGGGGAAATCCCGGTCGAATTCCTGAGTGTTGGCGATAAAATCATCACACGCGACAGCGGCATTGCAAAGGTCGAGCATATTCAGCGCAGCACGCGCGCCGTGCGCACCATATCTTTTGCCGCGGGATCGTTGGGCGATACCCGCCCAGAACACGATGCTTTGCTTGCCGGCGATCAGATGTGTCTGATCCGCGACTGGCGTGCCCAAGGTATTTTTCATGTCGATCGCGCTTTAGTTGCCGCACGCACACTGGTGGACGGCGAATTCATCACAGATTTGGGCTACATCGAACAAACGGTCTTTCAACTTTTCTGCGACGGGCCACATATCATCTATGCGGACGGGCTTGAGCTTGGAACTGCGGACGCCATGCACGCACGAGGCGATGTGCTGAACGCGGCGTAG
- a CDS encoding lytic murein transglycosylase, which yields MGFLRSAVLATTATIIFSTPALAAQCGNNAGGFDAWKASFAAEAKAAGVKQPGLNALAQARYATGTIKADRNQKSFKYTLDKFMQVRGANTIINKGRSRKAANANFYAALERQYGVPAGVLLAIHGMETAFGGFMGNSAVVSAITTLAYDCRRSAFFVPHAVGALMLVDRGSINSNTKGAKHGELGHTQFLPGNALRYGVDASGDGRVDLYNQTDALASTANFLRKKGWKPGQGYQEGQPNFQVIKKWNAATVYQQAIAIMGAKIDG from the coding sequence ATGGGTTTTCTTCGCTCTGCCGTTCTTGCCACAACTGCGACAATTATCTTTTCGACCCCTGCCCTTGCGGCGCAATGTGGGAACAACGCGGGCGGCTTTGACGCGTGGAAAGCGTCTTTTGCTGCCGAAGCAAAAGCGGCTGGCGTAAAACAGCCCGGCCTCAATGCCTTGGCGCAGGCGCGTTATGCTACGGGCACGATCAAAGCAGACCGCAACCAAAAGTCGTTCAAATACACCTTGGACAAATTCATGCAGGTGCGCGGTGCCAATACGATCATCAACAAAGGCCGCTCGCGCAAAGCGGCGAATGCGAATTTCTATGCCGCGCTTGAGCGCCAATACGGTGTGCCCGCTGGCGTCTTGCTGGCCATCCACGGAATGGAAACCGCCTTTGGGGGGTTTATGGGGAACTCGGCGGTTGTCTCTGCGATCACCACACTGGCCTATGACTGCCGCCGCTCAGCGTTCTTTGTGCCCCATGCGGTTGGCGCGCTCATGCTGGTTGATCGCGGCAGCATCAATAGTAACACCAAGGGTGCCAAGCATGGCGAGCTGGGTCACACACAGTTCTTACCTGGCAATGCGTTGCGCTACGGGGTGGATGCATCCGGCGACGGGCGTGTGGATCTGTACAACCAGACAGACGCATTGGCGTCGACCGCCAATTTCCTGCGCAAGAAAGGGTGGAAGCCAGGCCAAGGCTATCAAGAAGGGCAGCCAAACTTTCAAGTGATCAAAAAGTGGAACGCGGCGACCGTGTACCAGCAAGCCATTGCGATCATGGGAGCCAAGATCGACGGCTAA
- the dddP gene encoding dimethylsulfonioproprionate lyase DddP, translating into MNQHYSDTRKIDPDKGAFLPDGSPNDMNRVEIGPTRLAFAEWEAAGLTLPNLEAMRRFRWERLTQHVVDRDYGGVLMFDPLNIRYATDSTNMQLWNTHNPFRAVLLCADGYMVIWDYKSSPFLSTFNPLVREQRTGADFFYFDRGDKIGEAADVFAAEVRDLIDEHGGGNSRLGVDKIMLHGLRSLERLGFEVMDGEEVTEKSRAVKGPDEIHAMRCASHACETSIRKMEEFARAQVGDGQTSEDDIWAVLHAENIKRGGEWIETRLLSSGPRTNPWFQECGPRITQPNEIISFDTDLVGSYGICVDISRSWWIGPDKPRPDMVYAMQHGVEHIQRNAEMLRPGVMIPELTAGTHVLDAKFQKQKYGCLMHGVGLCDEWPLVRYPDKAIEGSYDYPLEPGMVLCVEALVSEEGADFSIKLEDQVLVTEDGFENLTKYPFDSALMGG; encoded by the coding sequence ATGAACCAACATTACAGCGACACCCGCAAGATTGATCCGGACAAGGGGGCTTTTTTGCCCGACGGGTCGCCCAATGACATGAACCGTGTTGAAATCGGGCCGACGCGCCTTGCCTTCGCCGAGTGGGAAGCAGCCGGGCTGACCCTGCCCAACCTCGAAGCAATGCGGCGCTTCCGTTGGGAGCGGCTGACACAACACGTGGTGGACCGCGATTATGGCGGCGTGCTGATGTTTGATCCGCTCAACATCCGCTACGCCACTGACAGCACCAACATGCAGCTGTGGAACACGCATAACCCATTCCGTGCCGTTTTGCTGTGCGCCGACGGGTATATGGTGATCTGGGATTACAAAAGTTCGCCGTTTCTGAGCACATTTAATCCATTGGTCCGTGAACAACGCACAGGCGCTGACTTCTTCTACTTTGATCGCGGCGACAAGATTGGCGAGGCTGCCGATGTTTTTGCCGCAGAAGTACGCGACCTGATTGACGAGCATGGCGGCGGCAACTCGCGCCTAGGCGTTGACAAAATCATGTTGCACGGCCTGCGCTCGCTTGAACGGTTAGGGTTCGAGGTCATGGATGGTGAAGAAGTCACCGAGAAATCGCGCGCGGTTAAAGGACCTGATGAAATCCATGCGATGCGCTGTGCCAGCCACGCCTGCGAGACATCAATACGTAAGATGGAGGAATTCGCCCGCGCTCAAGTAGGCGATGGTCAAACGTCAGAGGATGACATTTGGGCCGTGCTACATGCCGAGAACATCAAACGGGGCGGTGAATGGATTGAGACGCGCTTGTTGTCTTCGGGGCCGCGCACCAATCCATGGTTTCAAGAATGCGGCCCGCGCATCACCCAACCCAATGAGATCATCAGCTTTGATACTGATCTGGTGGGGTCATATGGTATCTGCGTCGACATCTCGCGCAGTTGGTGGATCGGACCCGATAAGCCCCGCCCCGACATGGTCTATGCCATGCAACACGGTGTCGAGCATATCCAACGCAACGCAGAGATGCTGCGCCCTGGTGTGATGATCCCGGAACTGACTGCAGGCACCCATGTGCTGGATGCCAAGTTTCAAAAGCAGAAATACGGTTGCTTAATGCACGGCGTGGGCCTGTGTGATGAGTGGCCGTTGGTGCGTTATCCTGACAAAGCGATTGAGGGATCGTATGACTATCCTCTCGAGCCTGGCATGGTTCTGTGTGTTGAGGCATTGGTTTCCGAAGAGGGCGCGGATTTCTCAATTAAGCTTGAGGATCAGGTATTGGTGACCGAAGACGGGTTTGAGAATTTAACCAAATATCCGTTTGATTCTGCCCTGATGGGCGGCTGA
- the glnA gene encoding type I glutamate--ammonia ligase yields the protein MSNKDLLKQIKDEDIAYVDIRFTDTRGKLQHVTVDCDLVDEDFLEEGFMFDGSSIAGWKSIESSDMKLMPDASSAYIDPFYAEKTICVHCSIVEPDTGESYERDPRGTAQKAEAYLKSSGIGDVAYMGPEAEFFLFDNVKFSNTINKVSYEVDASDASWNTDADFEMGNMGHRPGLKGGYFPVNPIDEAQDLRSEMLSTMKRLGMKVDKHHHEVASCQHELGLIFDSLTKQADELQKYKYVIHNVAHAYGKSATFMPKPIYGDNGSGMHVNMSIWKDGKPIFAGDKYADLSQEALWFIGGILTHAKALNAFTNPATNSYKRLIPGFEAPVLRAYSARNRSGCVRIPWTESPKAKRVEARFPDPAANPYLCFAALLMAGLDGIKNKIDPGEAMDKNLYDLPAEELAGIPTVCGSLREALDELTKDMDFLLAGDVFTKDQVDGYIDLKMEEVHQYEHTPHPVEFGMYYSC from the coding sequence ATGAGCAACAAGGACCTGCTGAAACAGATCAAAGATGAGGACATCGCTTACGTCGATATCCGCTTTACCGATACGCGCGGCAAGCTGCAGCACGTCACGGTTGATTGTGATCTTGTGGACGAGGATTTCCTCGAAGAAGGCTTCATGTTTGACGGCTCTTCCATCGCTGGTTGGAAGTCGATTGAATCTTCAGACATGAAACTGATGCCCGATGCGTCGAGTGCCTATATCGATCCTTTCTATGCGGAAAAGACGATCTGCGTGCACTGCTCAATCGTGGAGCCTGACACAGGCGAAAGCTATGAGCGTGACCCTCGCGGCACGGCTCAAAAGGCTGAAGCGTACCTCAAGTCATCCGGTATTGGTGATGTGGCCTACATGGGTCCAGAGGCCGAGTTCTTCTTGTTTGATAACGTGAAATTCTCCAACACAATCAATAAAGTATCCTACGAAGTTGATGCGTCTGACGCATCGTGGAATACGGATGCTGATTTCGAGATGGGCAACATGGGCCACCGCCCTGGTCTTAAAGGTGGGTACTTCCCGGTTAACCCAATCGATGAAGCACAAGACCTTCGCTCAGAGATGCTCTCGACGATGAAGCGTCTTGGCATGAAGGTTGACAAGCACCACCACGAGGTGGCGTCCTGTCAGCACGAACTTGGCTTGATCTTTGACAGCCTTACCAAACAAGCTGATGAGCTGCAGAAGTACAAATACGTGATCCACAACGTGGCGCACGCTTACGGCAAGTCCGCGACATTCATGCCCAAGCCGATCTACGGCGACAACGGGTCTGGCATGCACGTGAACATGTCTATCTGGAAAGACGGCAAGCCGATTTTTGCAGGCGACAAATACGCCGATCTAAGCCAAGAAGCCCTGTGGTTCATTGGTGGCATCCTGACCCATGCAAAAGCGCTGAACGCCTTCACCAACCCGGCGACAAACAGCTACAAGCGTTTGATCCCTGGCTTTGAAGCGCCCGTACTGCGTGCCTATTCTGCTCGCAACCGCTCGGGTTGTGTCCGGATCCCATGGACTGAATCGCCCAAGGCAAAACGTGTTGAGGCGCGCTTCCCCGATCCGGCAGCCAACCCTTACTTGTGTTTCGCTGCGTTGCTGATGGCCGGCCTTGACGGCATCAAAAACAAAATCGATCCCGGCGAAGCCATGGATAAAAACCTCTATGATCTACCTGCCGAAGAACTGGCCGGCATCCCAACTGTCTGTGGGTCTTTGCGCGAAGCACTCGACGAGCTGACAAAAGATATGGACTTCTTGCTGGCCGGTGACGTGTTCACCAAAGACCAGGTAGACGGCTATATCGACCTGAAGATGGAAGAGGTTCACCAGTACGAGCACACGCCGCACCCTGTTGAATTTGGCATGTACTACAGCTGCTAA
- a CDS encoding P-II family nitrogen regulator, translated as MKKIEAIIKPFKLDEVKEALQEVGVQGLSVIEVKGFGRQKGHTELYRGAEYVVDFLPKVKVEVVLDDDQVDAAIEAIVNAAKTEKIGDGKIFVSPVEQTIRIRTGETGSDAL; from the coding sequence ATGAAAAAGATCGAGGCAATCATTAAGCCATTCAAGCTCGATGAGGTTAAAGAGGCGCTACAAGAAGTCGGCGTTCAAGGCCTTAGCGTAATTGAAGTCAAAGGTTTCGGCCGTCAAAAAGGCCATACCGAACTATACCGAGGAGCCGAATACGTCGTCGACTTTCTGCCAAAGGTGAAAGTCGAAGTTGTGTTGGACGATGATCAAGTTGACGCCGCCATTGAGGCTATCGTGAACGCCGCCAAAACCGAAAAAATCGGCGACGGCAAGATTTTCGTTTCGCCTGTCGAACAAACAATTCGCATTCGGACCGGGGAAACCGGGTCGGACGCGCTGTAA
- a CDS encoding bifunctional alpha/beta hydrolase/OsmC family protein produces the protein MPTERVTFPGHDGSQLSARLDLPDGPHLATALFAHCFTCGKDIPAARRIAARLAGMGIAVLRFDFTGLGHSEGEFANTSFTSNVSDLIAACTYLSGRGFAPSLLIGHSLGGAAVLKASGQLPGIRAVATLGAPFDPGHVTHNFADALPEIKEKGVAEVSLGGRPFKIGKAFIEDVSTGALAPAIASLDAALLVLHAPNDSIVGVENASEIFLAAKHPKSFVTLDNADHLISRAEDAEYAADVIATWAGRYVPLKPPAPPPGAPEGIVRVSEADSAGFLQDVTSGPLHHGLADEPLAYGGTNRGMSPYGFLSAGLGACTSMTIRMYARRKGWPLEHVSVDVSHNKVHAQDAETGSGDKIDTWKRRISLSGALTDEQRARLLEIADRCPVHRTLERASEVVTELAP, from the coding sequence ATGCCAACCGAGCGCGTCACCTTTCCCGGCCATGATGGCAGCCAGCTGTCAGCACGGCTTGATCTGCCTGATGGACCCCATCTGGCTACAGCGCTGTTTGCGCATTGCTTTACCTGTGGCAAGGACATCCCAGCTGCACGCCGTATTGCAGCCCGTCTTGCGGGTATGGGCATTGCGGTGCTGCGGTTTGACTTTACCGGGCTTGGGCATTCCGAAGGTGAATTTGCAAATACCTCATTCACCTCGAACGTCAGTGATCTGATTGCGGCCTGCACCTATCTAAGCGGGCGTGGTTTTGCGCCTAGTTTGCTTATTGGCCACAGCCTTGGTGGGGCTGCGGTGCTTAAGGCGTCGGGACAATTGCCTGGCATTCGTGCGGTGGCCACATTGGGCGCGCCGTTTGATCCTGGGCATGTGACCCATAACTTTGCGGACGCATTGCCGGAGATTAAGGAAAAAGGCGTCGCCGAGGTATCGCTTGGTGGGCGGCCTTTCAAGATCGGCAAAGCGTTCATCGAAGATGTTTCGACCGGGGCGTTGGCCCCTGCTATTGCATCACTCGACGCGGCGCTTCTGGTCTTGCATGCCCCCAACGACAGCATCGTCGGCGTTGAAAACGCCAGCGAGATTTTTCTCGCGGCCAAGCACCCCAAGAGCTTTGTTACCCTCGACAATGCCGATCATCTGATTTCGCGCGCTGAGGATGCTGAATACGCCGCTGACGTGATTGCCACCTGGGCGGGGCGCTATGTACCGCTTAAGCCGCCTGCACCGCCCCCCGGTGCCCCTGAGGGCATTGTGCGGGTATCTGAAGCGGATAGTGCGGGTTTCCTCCAGGATGTCACCTCAGGGCCGCTGCACCACGGGTTGGCCGATGAACCGCTGGCCTATGGTGGGACCAATCGTGGCATGTCGCCTTATGGGTTTCTCTCTGCGGGGCTTGGGGCGTGTACGTCGATGACCATCCGTATGTACGCCCGCCGCAAAGGTTGGCCGTTGGAACATGTCAGCGTGGATGTCAGCCACAACAAGGTCCATGCACAGGATGCGGAAACCGGCTCCGGCGATAAAATCGACACGTGGAAACGTCGGATCAGCCTGTCGGGTGCCCTCACGGACGAGCAACGCGCTCGGCTGTTGGAAATCGCAGACCGCTGTCCAGTTCACCGCACATTAGAGCGCGCTTCTGAGGTTGTCACAGAACTCGCCCCCTGA